A part of Halobacillus shinanisalinarum genomic DNA contains:
- a CDS encoding MarR family winged helix-turn-helix transcriptional regulator: MEREIQPLLGYNINVISHFIQNIYNEKLSEYGVTHSQAKVIYFLAKYGEQSQSELQKRLYIKASSMNGVVESLQKNECITKQACTEDKRAKVIKLTSKGVQLDKTVWNLVQEMEAEIGKGFTSEERQVIVSWLQKIQENLKISTGRT; encoded by the coding sequence ATGGAACGAGAAATACAACCACTGCTAGGATACAACATCAATGTGATTTCACATTTTATTCAAAATATATACAATGAAAAACTTAGTGAATATGGAGTTACCCATTCCCAAGCTAAAGTCATCTATTTTTTAGCAAAATACGGGGAGCAAAGCCAATCTGAATTACAGAAAAGATTATACATTAAAGCATCTTCTATGAACGGTGTTGTTGAATCACTACAAAAAAATGAGTGCATTACCAAACAAGCCTGCACCGAAGATAAACGCGCGAAAGTGATTAAACTCACGAGTAAAGGAGTTCAGCTGGATAAAACTGTTTGGAACCTAGTTCAAGAGATGGAAGCCGAAATTGGTAAAGGTTTTACTTCAGAAGAGCGGCAAGTCATTGTTTCCTGGTTACAAAAAATACAAGAGAATTTAAAAATCTCAACTGGGAGGACATAA
- a CDS encoding glutaredoxin family protein, with protein sequence MNKQKVVVYTSNGCSQCERVLSMLSEWNVAFEERNITGNKRNFKDLQAQGIYATPATMIDNEKILGYQERQLKRTLGVH encoded by the coding sequence ATGAATAAACAAAAGGTTGTTGTTTACACCAGTAACGGTTGTTCCCAGTGTGAAAGAGTCCTATCCATGCTGAGTGAATGGAATGTAGCCTTTGAAGAGAGAAACATTACTGGTAACAAGCGAAACTTTAAAGACTTACAAGCACAGGGGATATATGCTACACCAGCTACAATGATTGACAATGAGAAAATCCTCGGTTATCAGGAACGTCAATTGAAGCGAACTTTAGGTGTTCATTAG
- a CDS encoding MarR family winged helix-turn-helix transcriptional regulator: MDEQEQYRKKKQDPSLKLFVVLSKAQRAIADLVKDDIQSHGLNTTEFGVLELLYHEGDQPLQKIGEKILLASGSITYVVDKLEKKEYLRRVPSPNDRRITFAAITNKGENLLHGIFPEHWKQIESITGGLSDEEKLQAIDLLKQLGMHAEQQKK; this comes from the coding sequence ATGGATGAACAAGAACAGTATCGTAAAAAGAAACAAGACCCTTCTTTAAAGTTATTTGTCGTTTTGTCGAAGGCTCAGCGCGCGATAGCTGATTTAGTGAAGGACGATATTCAAAGTCATGGTTTGAACACGACGGAATTTGGAGTGCTTGAACTTTTATACCACGAAGGTGATCAGCCATTACAGAAAATCGGGGAAAAGATTTTGTTAGCTAGCGGTAGTATTACTTATGTAGTAGATAAACTTGAGAAGAAAGAATACCTTAGACGGGTTCCATCCCCTAATGACCGAAGGATTACCTTTGCTGCTATTACAAATAAAGGGGAAAATCTTTTGCACGGGATTTTCCCAGAGCATTGGAAACAAATTGAATCGATTACAGGTGGCCTGTCTGATGAAGAAAAGCTGCAAGCTATTGACCTATTGAAACAACTGGGCATGCATGCAGAGCAGCAAAAGAAGTAG
- a CDS encoding MATE family efflux transporter, with amino-acid sequence MKEQSQRLGTQPIPKLLFNLSVPAMIGMFVMAFYNVVDTLFIARGVGILGVAGVSIAFPVMMIIMAISAAVGIGGASVISRRLGEDKPEEANKVFGNIIFMVLLVSVVGLVGAFTFMEPLLILFGATPDILPHAVDYLFPIMLGSIFFSFAFTTNSIIRSEGNSRFAMITMIIPAVLNIILDPIFIFGLDMGVQGASIATVISQASVSIVILRYFLTGKSTLEMKLPDLRPQLLVIKETLTIGMPAFVRQVAGSAMIISINFMLIKYGGDFEVGVFGIVHKLTMFTIMPMIGVLQGMQPIIGYNYGAKQFTRLRETVVLGMKVVTIISALIFIIMMTLPEVLMHIFTGDQAVIESGSQAMRIMFAMSILIGVQVVSGGLYQALGMAKPALILSMARQVLFLIPLVLILPNFFGVTGVWLAFPLADILAFSLSIFFLYGDRTLFFKKSKDTSDYIPAHSN; translated from the coding sequence ATGAAGGAACAGAGTCAACGGTTAGGTACACAACCGATCCCGAAGCTGCTATTCAATTTATCCGTTCCAGCCATGATCGGTATGTTTGTCATGGCGTTTTACAATGTTGTTGACACATTATTTATTGCGAGAGGGGTCGGAATTCTTGGAGTCGCCGGTGTAAGCATCGCCTTTCCTGTCATGATGATTATAATGGCGATTTCAGCAGCGGTTGGAATTGGAGGTGCCTCGGTTATTTCAAGACGACTCGGTGAGGATAAGCCAGAAGAGGCCAATAAAGTGTTCGGTAATATTATCTTTATGGTTCTACTCGTAAGCGTCGTTGGACTTGTTGGGGCCTTCACCTTTATGGAACCGCTCTTAATCTTGTTCGGGGCTACACCTGACATCTTACCACACGCTGTCGACTACCTTTTTCCAATTATGCTCGGGTCAATCTTTTTCTCATTCGCTTTTACGACAAACAGCATTATTCGTTCGGAGGGGAATTCACGTTTTGCCATGATAACGATGATTATCCCTGCTGTTCTCAATATTATTTTAGATCCAATTTTCATCTTTGGGTTAGACATGGGCGTCCAGGGTGCATCGATCGCTACAGTTATTTCACAAGCTTCGGTTAGTATTGTTATCCTACGTTATTTTCTTACAGGGAAATCAACTTTAGAAATGAAGCTGCCTGATTTAAGGCCTCAACTTTTAGTCATAAAAGAAACACTAACCATTGGCATGCCAGCATTCGTCCGTCAAGTAGCAGGAAGTGCCATGATTATTTCCATTAACTTTATGTTAATCAAATACGGCGGTGACTTTGAAGTAGGTGTGTTTGGTATTGTGCATAAATTAACCATGTTTACAATCATGCCTATGATTGGCGTCCTCCAAGGCATGCAGCCCATTATTGGTTATAACTACGGCGCTAAACAATTCACCCGATTAAGGGAAACCGTTGTGCTCGGCATGAAAGTCGTCACAATCATATCCGCCCTTATCTTCATCATCATGATGACTTTACCTGAAGTTCTCATGCATATCTTTACAGGGGATCAAGCTGTCATTGAATCAGGCTCACAGGCGATGCGGATCATGTTTGCAATGTCTATACTCATTGGTGTTCAAGTCGTTAGCGGAGGTCTGTATCAAGCATTAGGAATGGCTAAACCCGCCCTTATTCTTTCTATGGCGCGTCAAGTTCTATTCCTTATTCCGCTCGTATTGATCCTCCCTAATTTCTTTGGTGTGACAGGAGTTTGGCTGGCTTTCCCATTGGCTGATATTCTTGCTTTTTCGCTGTCGATCTTCTTTTTATATGGAGACCGGACTCTCTTTTTCAAGAAATCGAAAGATACCTCCGATTATATTCCAGCTCATTCAAACTAG
- a CDS encoding DMT family transporter, with protein MDKPPFHPYIMLAIGVLSISTAAIFVKLAGGVPASMIAFYRLLFAVLIMAPYVMWKHAHEFKSVTSKDWLLAVFAGMFLAFHFILWFESLNYTSVASSVILVSMQPLFAFLGTFLFFKERFTAGALLSMVIAITGSIIISSGDFQIGGLALLGDILALLGAIMVTAYFLLGQNLRKRLSLLFYTFIVYGIAMISLFVYNLAMSYPFTGYSPSQWLIFLALAIIPTFFGHTLFNWSLRWISTSTISMSILLEPIGASILAYIVLGEQITSYQWLGGSIVLFGLVLFIISTKKLRQPKITHASKRF; from the coding sequence TTGGATAAACCTCCATTTCATCCATATATCATGTTAGCTATAGGTGTACTATCCATATCAACTGCAGCGATCTTTGTAAAACTGGCTGGTGGAGTGCCAGCTTCTATGATCGCCTTCTACCGGTTGTTATTCGCTGTGCTAATCATGGCTCCTTATGTCATGTGGAAACACGCCCATGAATTTAAAAGCGTCACTTCAAAGGATTGGCTGTTAGCCGTATTTGCAGGAATGTTCTTGGCCTTTCACTTTATTTTATGGTTTGAATCGCTTAATTATACGTCAGTTGCCAGTTCGGTTATCCTTGTGTCCATGCAGCCTTTATTCGCTTTTCTTGGGACATTTTTATTCTTCAAGGAGCGTTTTACTGCAGGTGCCTTGCTAAGCATGGTGATCGCCATTACGGGAAGTATCATCATTAGCTCAGGTGACTTTCAAATAGGCGGACTGGCTTTACTTGGCGATATTCTAGCATTGCTTGGAGCAATAATGGTAACTGCCTATTTTCTCTTAGGACAAAACTTGCGTAAGCGTCTCTCTCTTCTATTTTACACATTTATCGTTTACGGCATTGCCATGATCAGTTTATTCGTTTATAACCTTGCTATGAGTTACCCGTTTACTGGATATTCACCTAGTCAATGGCTGATTTTTTTAGCACTTGCCATTATTCCCACGTTCTTCGGTCACACGTTATTTAATTGGTCATTAAGATGGATCAGCACCTCTACGATATCAATGAGCATTCTTCTAGAGCCAATCGGTGCTTCCATCCTAGCCTACATTGTTCTTGGCGAGCAAATCACATCATACCAGTGGCTTGGAGGTTCAATCGTTTTATTCGGACTTGTGCTTTTCATTATTAGTACTAAGAAATTGAGACAGCCTAAAATAACTCATGCATCTAAAAGGTTTTGA
- a CDS encoding SDR family oxidoreductase, which produces MRVLVIGANGQVGKYVIDKLNDAGHEPVAMVRDTDQVPQFEDKGVKSVIGDLEKDFESAFHNIEAVIFAAGSGPHTGADKTILIDQEGAIKAIERAKHFGIKRFVMLSSMAADRPESGADAMKHYLYAKHRADEYLKQSGLDYTIVRPGRLTNEPGSGKVDIQEHINGHGEIPREDVAETLSFLISESKAENKNFDLLSGDQRIQEALAN; this is translated from the coding sequence GTGCGTGTTTTAGTAATAGGTGCTAATGGTCAAGTTGGGAAATATGTTATTGACAAGTTGAACGATGCAGGACATGAACCAGTGGCTATGGTTCGGGACACGGACCAAGTTCCGCAGTTTGAAGACAAAGGTGTTAAGTCAGTTATCGGTGATTTAGAAAAAGATTTTGAATCTGCCTTTCACAATATAGAAGCTGTAATTTTTGCGGCTGGATCAGGACCTCATACCGGTGCAGATAAGACGATTCTAATTGATCAGGAAGGTGCTATTAAAGCAATTGAACGTGCAAAGCATTTTGGGATAAAACGCTTCGTGATGCTAAGCTCGATGGCTGCCGACCGACCGGAATCCGGTGCAGATGCAATGAAGCATTACTTGTACGCGAAGCATCGCGCGGATGAGTATTTAAAACAGTCAGGACTTGATTATACAATCGTTCGACCAGGTAGATTAACGAATGAACCTGGAAGCGGTAAGGTCGATATTCAAGAGCATATAAATGGTCATGGGGAGATCCCTCGTGAAGATGTCGCCGAAACGCTATCCTTTTTAATTTCAGAGTCGAAAGCTGAGAATAAGAATTTTGATCTGTTAAGTGGAGATCAGCGTATTCAGGAAGCCTTAGCGAATTGA
- the abc-f gene encoding ribosomal protection-like ABC-F family protein, translated as MITLKDVYKIIGGKVLFESLTFEINEGQKLGLVGRNGSGKSTLFRLITKEESLDDGDLFIKKGLSIGYLKQIPDEFTGTAKEYLEEAFNELKHLAEEMKQLENKMKDPARMEKALAAYGELQDQFTELGGYEIESLISQVANGIKVEGLLHQPFTYLSGGEKTKLSLARILLEKPDVLLLDEPTNHLDLVAIEWLEQHLQHYKGTVCMISHDRSFLDRVVSGIVDLESGEARSYKGNYSSFEQQKEEKLLAEFHQYQEQQKKIKKMKEAIRRLRQWANEANPPNPKLFKKAKSMERALEKMEKLNRPVLDPKKMGLSLQAEDRSGNDVLIADHASKHYESRRILTGVDLQLRYKERLAIVGANGSGKSTLLRLLLGQEMPDSGVIKQGSSIQIGYLPQNPLQGVDDQQRMIDYFRQYIRVTEGQARHLLAAFMFYGYDVFQKIAHLSGGERMRLKLAIFMHEGVNLLVLDEPTNHLDVESQEVLEEALQHFEGTVIGVSHDRHFLNQCFSETAYLVNGRLYRYFGSYKETKEKWAVLLDQSCQQYQTTIPKKQQGKSIEIEVSIEDRIMELEDKLSIVEGKIGKEPNADELMALHEKKERLTERIEHLYESWINS; from the coding sequence ATGATTACATTAAAAGATGTTTATAAAATTATTGGGGGCAAAGTATTATTTGAATCGCTCACTTTTGAAATAAATGAAGGACAAAAGCTCGGCTTGGTAGGCAGGAATGGCAGTGGAAAGTCAACGCTATTTCGTTTGATTACAAAGGAAGAATCACTTGATGACGGGGATCTGTTTATTAAAAAGGGACTATCCATTGGTTACTTAAAACAGATTCCTGACGAATTCACTGGTACAGCGAAAGAGTATTTAGAGGAAGCATTTAATGAACTCAAGCATTTGGCTGAGGAAATGAAGCAACTTGAGAATAAAATGAAGGATCCAGCTAGAATGGAAAAGGCGCTTGCAGCTTACGGAGAGTTACAGGATCAATTTACTGAACTAGGCGGCTATGAAATAGAGTCATTAATCAGTCAGGTAGCCAATGGGATTAAGGTGGAAGGCTTGCTGCATCAACCATTTACTTACTTAAGCGGTGGAGAGAAAACAAAACTTTCGCTTGCGAGAATTTTGTTAGAAAAACCTGATGTGCTTCTACTTGACGAACCGACAAACCATTTGGATTTAGTCGCCATTGAGTGGCTTGAGCAACACTTGCAGCATTATAAAGGTACGGTATGCATGATCTCCCATGACCGATCATTCCTGGATCGCGTGGTTTCAGGAATTGTTGATCTTGAATCTGGCGAAGCGCGAAGCTATAAAGGAAACTATTCTTCCTTTGAGCAACAGAAAGAGGAAAAGCTATTGGCAGAGTTTCATCAGTATCAGGAACAGCAAAAGAAGATAAAGAAAATGAAGGAAGCAATACGGAGGCTGAGGCAGTGGGCTAATGAGGCAAACCCACCGAACCCGAAGCTGTTTAAAAAGGCCAAGAGTATGGAACGAGCTTTAGAAAAAATGGAGAAACTTAACCGCCCTGTTCTTGATCCTAAGAAAATGGGGCTGTCACTACAGGCTGAAGATCGAAGCGGAAATGATGTACTAATCGCAGACCATGCCAGTAAACACTATGAAAGCAGACGAATTCTAACAGGGGTCGATCTCCAACTTCGTTACAAAGAGAGGCTGGCCATAGTTGGAGCAAATGGCAGCGGCAAATCGACACTTCTTAGGCTGCTGTTGGGGCAGGAAATGCCGGATTCAGGTGTAATTAAACAAGGCAGTTCTATTCAAATCGGTTATTTACCACAAAACCCTTTGCAAGGTGTGGATGATCAACAGCGGATGATTGATTATTTCAGACAATATATTAGAGTGACGGAAGGGCAAGCCAGGCACCTGCTGGCCGCCTTTATGTTTTATGGATATGATGTGTTCCAAAAAATTGCCCATTTAAGCGGTGGGGAGCGCATGCGGCTCAAGTTAGCTATCTTTATGCATGAAGGGGTAAATTTATTAGTTCTTGACGAGCCAACCAATCACCTGGATGTTGAATCACAGGAAGTTCTAGAAGAAGCACTGCAGCATTTTGAAGGAACTGTAATTGGAGTATCACACGATCGTCACTTTCTAAATCAATGCTTCAGTGAAACAGCTTATCTTGTGAATGGCAGGCTCTATCGTTATTTCGGATCTTATAAGGAAACGAAAGAAAAATGGGCTGTCTTGTTAGATCAATCATGCCAACAATACCAAACAACTATACCCAAGAAACAACAAGGTAAATCGATTGAAATTGAAGTGTCTATAGAAGATAGGATAATGGAGCTTGAGGATAAGCTGAGTATAGTTGAAGGGAAGATCGGAAAGGAACCGAATGCTGATGAATTAATGGCTCTGCATGAAAAAAAAGAACGGCTGACAGAGAGAATTGAGCATCTATATGAATCATGGATCAACTCATAA
- a CDS encoding YegS/Rv2252/BmrU family lipid kinase, whose translation MPRYKSGLFIYNGDTDSENLEQNLAVTLPSVSQAIKELTIIQTDSLEDFKQTCCEYGPEVDILIILGGDGTLHECVNCLADQEKRPVIAVLPSGTSNDFSRVLGTPQNLQLAAKQLLHGEEVKVDIGKADNRYFINFWGIGLVTETSSNIDKEQKNRIGVLSYFISAFKTMSQIDPFSFIIEVDGEKVSEEAVMVLVMNGRFIGTREVPLPSSRLQDGKLDVLIVKNSNLTTFKELITMNKPGSDPSKFQELSHMQGEKIRIDVEENKEVDMDGEIVGKTPTIIKGLPNHFTFLCADTNVFNNVQRNKRGNMQ comes from the coding sequence ATGCCTCGTTATAAAAGTGGTTTATTTATATATAACGGCGATACGGACAGTGAAAATTTAGAACAAAATCTAGCCGTGACTTTACCGAGTGTTTCGCAGGCGATCAAAGAATTAACGATTATCCAAACCGATTCACTTGAAGATTTCAAACAAACTTGCTGTGAATACGGACCTGAAGTGGATATTCTGATTATTTTAGGTGGAGACGGAACATTACATGAGTGTGTAAATTGTCTAGCAGATCAGGAAAAACGGCCTGTTATTGCTGTTCTACCCTCAGGAACGTCCAATGATTTTAGCCGAGTGTTAGGTACACCGCAAAACCTGCAATTGGCTGCTAAACAACTCCTTCATGGAGAGGAAGTGAAAGTAGACATAGGTAAGGCTGATAATCGCTACTTTATAAATTTCTGGGGTATCGGGCTTGTGACAGAGACATCCTCGAATATAGATAAAGAGCAAAAGAATCGTATCGGTGTGCTGAGTTATTTTATAAGCGCCTTCAAGACAATGAGTCAAATAGATCCTTTTTCTTTTATAATTGAAGTTGATGGGGAGAAGGTTAGTGAAGAAGCAGTCATGGTTCTCGTTATGAATGGACGATTTATCGGGACAAGAGAAGTGCCATTGCCTTCCTCCCGGTTGCAGGATGGAAAACTTGACGTATTAATTGTGAAGAATTCTAACTTGACTACATTCAAAGAATTAATCACTATGAACAAGCCTGGATCTGATCCAAGTAAATTTCAAGAACTATCACATATGCAAGGAGAAAAAATTCGTATCGACGTGGAAGAAAATAAAGAAGTGGATATGGATGGTGAGATAGTAGGGAAAACACCAACCATTATTAAAGGGCTCCCGAATCATTTTACATTTCTGTGCGCTGATACGAACGTTTTTAATAATGTACAACGGAATAAGAGGGGAAATATGCAGTAA
- a CDS encoding VOC family protein: protein MTRCLLPEVHAVFVHTKDLKRSARWYSDLLDLPFEEEKVHSPVYNLPVKGGVHLTIDDHKYDSNYSFERVRTPVFNFCSKNLVESYQELVGKGVIITKEIESHGDFGWFHIQDPDEHVVMVCGTIVDRS, encoded by the coding sequence ATGACAAGATGCTTACTCCCTGAAGTTCATGCTGTCTTTGTACATACGAAAGATTTGAAACGGTCTGCCAGATGGTACAGCGATTTACTAGATCTCCCTTTTGAAGAAGAAAAGGTTCACTCACCTGTGTATAACCTTCCTGTAAAGGGCGGTGTTCACTTGACGATTGATGACCATAAATACGACTCGAATTACAGTTTTGAGCGTGTGAGAACACCTGTGTTCAATTTCTGCTCTAAAAATTTAGTGGAGAGTTATCAAGAACTCGTGGGCAAAGGAGTGATAATAACAAAGGAAATAGAGAGTCATGGAGATTTTGGCTGGTTCCATATCCAGGATCCTGATGAGCATGTGGTGATGGTTTGTGGAACAATTGTCGATCGTTCATAA
- a CDS encoding DegV family protein has product MTIQLIIDGGADLPQVMVKRHNLKVVPLNIHFGQDQYKSGLTIDLPTFYRRLKEESDLPSSSSPSPNDFYEKYKEVDAETPIITLALTQGLSSTYESAVMGKNMLLEEEPHRSIAVLNTKTASCGIALLVDEAGKRIEEGLSFDSLVRHMEEKIEQTTTLFILKTLENVIKSGRLDKVKGAIAKTLNIKLLMKATEEGKIDVSEKVRGDKKSLRRFVDKIGEYSHHNENKVIALSHSNDEKRGRSVLQTIKDRYNFNDSIFTEMGPLISTHAGEGGLVIAFFKD; this is encoded by the coding sequence ATGACAATTCAACTTATAATTGATGGCGGGGCAGATCTACCGCAAGTAATGGTCAAGCGCCATAACTTGAAAGTCGTGCCACTGAACATCCACTTTGGTCAGGACCAATATAAATCTGGATTGACCATTGATTTACCAACCTTTTACAGAAGGCTAAAAGAGGAAAGCGACCTCCCTTCCTCCTCTTCCCCTAGCCCTAACGATTTTTACGAAAAATATAAAGAAGTAGATGCTGAAACACCCATAATCACCTTAGCTCTCACCCAAGGTTTGAGCAGTACGTATGAAAGTGCCGTTATGGGAAAGAACATGTTACTTGAAGAGGAACCTCACCGTTCGATTGCTGTTCTGAATACAAAAACAGCCTCCTGCGGGATCGCGTTACTTGTTGACGAGGCTGGCAAAAGAATAGAAGAAGGACTTAGCTTTGATTCTCTCGTCAGGCATATGGAAGAAAAAATCGAACAGACCACAACACTTTTTATATTAAAGACACTTGAAAATGTCATCAAAAGCGGGCGTCTAGACAAAGTAAAGGGTGCTATTGCTAAAACGTTAAACATTAAACTTCTAATGAAGGCCACAGAAGAAGGCAAGATTGATGTCTCGGAAAAAGTCCGCGGGGATAAAAAATCACTTCGCCGCTTCGTCGATAAGATTGGGGAGTACTCCCATCATAATGAGAATAAAGTCATAGCCTTGTCTCACAGCAATGATGAAAAGCGCGGAAGGTCTGTACTTCAAACAATCAAAGATCGCTACAATTTCAACGATTCAATTTTCACCGAAATGGGACCGTTAATTTCGACCCATGCCGGAGAAGGTGGACTCGTTATTGCCTTTTTTAAAGACTAA
- a CDS encoding YppG family protein, translating into MYYYPYYPYYPYYPYRQASQRTNPSPSPSYYNYYHPYTNYNAAPGTTWNQGFYTHQYPYTYGYGNTGYNDAEPAAGQKSSVVSYFQDEQGQLDFDKMMSTTGQVVQTIQQVSPIVKGIGSFVKGMR; encoded by the coding sequence GTGTACTATTATCCTTATTACCCTTATTACCCTTATTACCCTTATCGGCAAGCCAGCCAGAGGACAAATCCGTCACCGTCACCTTCCTATTATAATTACTACCACCCCTATACAAACTATAATGCAGCACCTGGGACCACATGGAATCAAGGGTTCTATACGCACCAGTATCCGTACACGTATGGTTATGGAAATACAGGATATAATGATGCTGAACCAGCAGCGGGACAAAAGAGTAGTGTGGTCTCCTATTTCCAAGATGAGCAGGGGCAGCTAGACTTTGATAAAATGATGTCAACAACGGGGCAAGTTGTGCAAACCATACAGCAAGTATCTCCGATTGTAAAAGGAATCGGATCTTTCGTAAAAGGAATGCGATAA
- a CDS encoding alpha/beta hydrolase: protein MSVGCLCIHGYTGSPSEVQPLVEFLDNRTAWEISVPTLPGHGDDLDLRGHYYQEWIATAELALLELLKRHDRIMIIGFSMGGMIAAYLTAKYNVDRLVLLSAALKYISLPQMYKDIAAMVLGATQGTLDSNELFLRYQKKLKQTYVFSTLEFMRCVQFTKPFLKKVKCPVLIMQGKLDGMVPSKAANFLEKEIPVADKEVIFLAKSKHLICHGDDKDELFKHVLTFAKGF from the coding sequence ATGAGTGTTGGTTGTTTATGCATACATGGTTATACGGGCAGCCCGAGCGAAGTACAGCCCTTAGTCGAATTTCTTGACAACCGTACAGCATGGGAAATTTCTGTACCCACGTTACCTGGTCACGGAGACGATCTCGATTTAAGGGGCCATTATTATCAAGAATGGATTGCAACAGCTGAATTAGCGCTTTTGGAACTACTGAAAAGACATGATCGCATTATGATCATCGGGTTTTCTATGGGGGGCATGATTGCTGCATACTTAACGGCAAAATATAATGTCGACCGACTGGTTTTGCTGTCAGCAGCATTAAAATATATAAGTCTGCCGCAAATGTATAAAGATATTGCTGCAATGGTCTTAGGTGCAACTCAAGGCACACTAGATTCGAATGAATTATTTTTGCGCTATCAGAAGAAGCTGAAGCAAACGTACGTTTTCTCCACATTAGAGTTTATGAGATGTGTTCAGTTTACGAAACCTTTTCTTAAGAAGGTCAAGTGTCCTGTGTTAATCATGCAAGGGAAACTAGATGGAATGGTTCCAAGCAAGGCGGCGAACTTTTTGGAAAAAGAAATTCCAGTGGCAGACAAGGAAGTCATTTTTCTCGCAAAATCAAAACATTTGATTTGTCATGGTGATGACAAAGACGAACTTTTTAAGCATGTACTTACCTTTGCTAAGGGTTTTTAA